From Pseudomonas hormoni:
TCAGCGCCTGGCGCCACGCTTTGTGGTCAAGCCCGGGGTTTCGGGCGAGCAGTTGCTGGAAGTGCAGGGCATGAATCTGGAGCGCTACGCGACGCTGGGGCGTTTGCTGGAGCCGTTTGGCGCGCGCCTGCAAAGTGTTGACGCTGACCGGATTCTGTACCGGGTCAATGGCAGTGCCGAGCAGTTGCGGTCACAGTTGTCGCTGGCGAAGTTGCAAGAAATTCCGGCAGGTGAGGCCCCGGCACCGACCGTGCCTGTTCAGCCGGTGGCGGAGGGCTCGGCGCCTGCTGTCGCGCCAACGCCTGCACCGGTGCCGCAGCTGCGTTACCGTTGGTAAGGTTTTCTTTCTTTATATAGATACAAATGGAGTGGTACATGGCCGATACGCGGCGTTGGTTCTGGTTGGGTGGGGTGGTTCTGCTCTGCGCGTTTATCTGGCTGTTGCATCCGATTCTGACGCCGTTTCTGGTGGCGCTGTTGTTGGCGTATCTGTTCGACCCGCTGGTCGATCGGCTGGAAAAGGCCGGCCTGTCCCGGACCTGGGGCGTAGTGGCGGTGTTCGCGCTGTTCACCTTGATCTTCACCACGTTGTTGCTGGTGCTGGTGCCAATGCTCGCCAAGCAGTTGTTTCGCTTGTATGAACTGGCGCCGCAGATGCTCGACTGGTTGCAGCACACCGCATTGCCGTGGGCGCAGTCAAAGTTCGGGCTGTCGGACAATTTCTGGAAGTTCGACAAGCTCAAAGCGACGATCAGCGAACACATGGGCCAGACCACCGACATTGTCGGCGTGGTGCTGAGTCAGGCGACCGCATCCGGCCTTGCATTGATCGGTTGGCTGGCCAATCTGGTGCTGATCCCGGTCGTGAGCTTTTATCTGTTGCGGGACTGGGACCTGATGATGGCCAAGATCCGCAGCCTGCTGCCTCGTGACCGTGAAGAGCGCGTGGTTATCCTGGCGGACGAATGCCATGAAGTGCTCGGCGCGTTCGTGCGCGGGCAGTTGCTGGTGATGGTGGCGCTGGGTGTGATCTATTCGGCGGGCCTGATGCTGGTCGGGCTCGAGCTGGGGTTGCTGATCGGGATGATCGCCGGCCTGGCGGCGATTGTGCCGTACATGGGGTTTGTCATTGGGATTGGCGCGGCGCTGATTGCCGGCCTGTTCCAGTTCGGTGGCGACTTGTACCCCATGGTTGGCATCGTCGCGGTATTCATGGTTGGCCAGGCGCTTGAGGGCATGGTACTGACGCCGTTGCTGGTGGGCGACCGGATCGGTCTGCACCCAGTGGCGGTGATCTTTGCGATTCTGGCCGGCGGTGAGCTGTTCGGTTTTACCGGCGTGCTGCTGGCGCTCCCGGTGGCGGCGGTGATCATGGTGCTGGTGCGGCATGTGCATGATTTGTATAAAGATTCGGATATGTACGGTGGCGTCGACGAACCTGAGCTCTAGGGGGCGCCGATGACGCGTTGCGGACGGCCTGGTTCAGTGCCAGGCTGGCCCGTGTCCCATGGGCGGCTGTCACATGCGCCGCCAAAGAAACGCTCATGAAACCGGTGCGATAACGCAAACCTTTGATTTTGCTTATGGTCTGTCGCATTGTGCGGTCAGCTTCACGGGTATAAACTTCGCAAACTTTACACAGAGGCCACTAACGGTTCCTTTGGAACTGTTCAGTCAGCATGAAACCGATTCAGCTGCCCCTAGGTGTGCGTCTGCGTGATGACGCTACCTTTATCAATTACTACCCAGGCGCCAATGCCGCTGCACTCGGCTATGTCGAGCGGCTGTGCGAAGCCGACGCCGGCTGGACCGAAAGCCTGATTTATCTCTGGGGCAAGCACGGGGTAGGGCGCACGCATCTGTTGCAGGCAGCCTGCTTGCGCTTCGAACAGATGGGTGAGCCGGCGGTGTATCTGCCACTGGCCGAGTTGATGGATCGCGGCATCGAAATTCTCGACAACCTCGAACAGTACGAACTGGTCTGCCTGGATGATCTGCAGGCGATTGCCGGCAAGGCGGACTGGGAAGAGGCGTTGTTCCATCTGTTCAACCGCCTGCGTGACAGCGGTCGGCGCCTGCTGATTGCAGCATCGACGTCCCCGCGTGAATTGCCGGTGAAGCTGGCGGATCTGAAGTCCCGTCTCACGCTGGCGCTGATCTTCCAGATGCGACCGCTGTCCGACGAAGACAAATTGCGCGCCCTTCAATTGCGTGCGTCCCGTCGTGGATTGCACCTGACCGACGAAGTCGGGCATTTTATCCTGACCCGTGGCACTCGCAGTATGAGTGCGCTGTTCGAGCTGCTTGAGCGTCTCGATCAGGCCTCCCTTCAAGCTCAGCGCAAGCTGACCATCCCGTTTCTAAAAGAGACGCTGGGCTGGTAATACCCAAGTCCTACAAGGTTTTTGGCATATTTCAGGCGCCAAAAAGTTCGCTTTCCTACAGGGTGTAGGCCGCGCAAGCGTCTAAATGGGGCTTAAGCGCTTAGATGGAAACGCGAAACCGGAAAGTCACATAAAGTTCGATTGAATTTGCAAATGAGGATGATAGCGGGCATAGTCTCGGCTTCTTTACAACTATCAGCCACGGTCGTGCCCATGCTAAATCGCTTTGCACCCCTCGTGCCTCTCGCACTCGTTACCCTTTTGTTCGGTTGCGCTGCCCACTCTCCAGTGTCGGAGCAAGCGCCTCAACAGCAGGTTAAAAATTCAGTTACTGCGCAATCGTCTTCCGTTCTTTTCCAGGAAGAACTGGCCACCGATAAAGAACTGGCTGACTTCGCCGACGGCAAGTCGTACCAGCTTCCGGTTCTGGCCGACAGCATCCTCGAACGTGGCATGTCCCTGATCGGTACCCGTTACCGTTTTGGCGGCACCTCCGAGGCTGGCTTTGATTGCAGCGGCTTCATCGGTTATCTGTTCCGCGAAGAGGCCGGCATGAACCTGCCGCGCTCCACTCGCGAAATGATCAACGTGGACGCGCCATTGGTTGCTCGCAGTGCGCTCAAGCCGGGCGATCTGCTGTTCTTCGCCACCAACGGCCGTCGCGGTCGTGTCAGTCACGCGGGGATCTACCTCGGTGATAACCAGTTCATCCACTCCAGCAGCCGCAAAAGCGGTGGTGTCCGGGTCGATAGCCTGGGCGACAGCTACTGGAGCAAGACCTTCATCGAAGCCAAGCGCGCACTTGCGATGGCCCCGACCGTGGTCACGGCGCGCAAGTAATGCTTCAGCCTGTCGCCACCTCGGTGGCGACAAAAAGCCACTCTGCAACAGAGTAGGCGGACAACTTGTAAGGCGAACTTAAAGTCTTACTTGAAGTTTGGCCCATAGCCGCTAGAATCCTGATCTATTATTGATGGCAAACCGCCTGCGTCCTGCGCAGGCGGTTTTCTTTTCTGTCCTGTCGGCAGAAAAAAGCCGCAGCCAGATCAGGATGTTCTGCTTATGTCGATGTCGGCCCGCCTCGCACTCATGTTCTTCGCAGCGCTGCTCAGCGCCTGCGCCAGCCGCACACCGCCGCCTGCGCCGGTGGTTCGCGCGCCGATTGTTTTCGGTTCACCACAACCTTTTTCGCCTGAAGCAGAAGACGTGCTGTTTCGCGCGTTGGGCCTGGTGGGCACGCCTTATCGCTGGGGCGGCAACACACCGGACTCCGGGTTCGATTGCAGCGGCCTGATCGGTTATGTCTACCGTGACGTCGCCGGCATCTCTCTGCCGCGCACCACCCGCGAGATGATCAGCATGCAAGCGGCCAATGTCGGCAAGGAAGGCCTGCAAACGGGCGACCTGATTTTCTTCGCCACCAATGGCGGCTCTCAGGTCAGCCACGCCGGGATCTACGTCGGCGAAGGTCGCTTCGTCCATGCGCCGGCCACGGGCGGCACGGTGAAGCTCGACAGCTTGTCCAAAGCTTATTGGCAGAAAGCCTACCTCAGCGCCAAGCGTGTCCTGCAACCTGAGCATCTGGCGCGTAACCCTTAATTCGCAGAGGTCGTCATGACCGCTCGCACGCTCAATCTCGACAATTCCCTGTATCAATACCTGCTCGACGTTTCCCTGAGGGAAACGCCGCTGCTCAAACGCTTGCGCGATGAAACCCAGGCGCTGCCGATGGCGCGCTGGCAGATAGCGCCGGAGCAGGGACAGTTCCTCGCATTGCTGGTGAAGCTCTCCGGCGCCAAACGCTTGCTGGAAGTCGGCACCTTCACCGGTTACAGCGCGTTGTGCATGGCGGCGGCAATGCCGGATGACGGTTCACTGATCTGCTGCGACATTCCTGGTGACTACAACGCCACGGCGCGCCGTTACTGGCAGGAAGCGGGGCTTGCCAAGCGCATTGACCTGCGCCTGGCGCCTGCGCTGGAAACCCTGGCTCAGTTGGGTCAGCCCGAGCAATTCGATTTGATTTTCATTGATGCCGACAAGGCTAACTATCTGGCCTACCTGGAGCACGCGCTGCGTCTGCTGCGCGTCGGAGGCCTGGCGGTGTTCGATAACACGCTGTGGAGCGGGCGGGTGCTTGAGCAGAATCCCGAGAGTGAAGACACCCGAGCCATCCAGGCGCTTAATCTCGCCTTGAAGGATGACTCGCGTGTGGATCTGTCGCTGTTGCCGTTGGGCGATGGGCTCACGCTCTGCCGCAAGCGCTAAACGCAGCGAGACCGGCTTGCCGGCGATAGCGGTGCGCCAGGCAACATCAATGTTGGATGTGCTGACCCATCGCTAGCAGGCTAGCTCCCACAGGTCTTGTGTGTGGCAGTTACTTCGCCGCAGAAACCCGCCACACCTTGTTCCCCACATCATCCGCCACCAGCAAATCACCCTGCTGATCAATCACCACACCTACTGGCCGGCCCATGGCTTTTTCTTGGTCATTGAGGAACCCCGTGAGTACATCCACCGGTTGCCCGTTCGGCTTGCCGGCACTGAACGGCACGAAAATCACTTTGTAGCCACTGTGCGGCTTGCGGTTCCACGAGCCGTGCTGGCCGATGAAGGCGCCTTCCTTGAATTGCGCTGGCAGCGTGTTGCCTTCAGCAAACGTCAGGCCCAGCGACGCGGTGTGCGGCCCGACTGCATAGTCCGGCGCGATGGCCTTGGCGACCAGGTCCGGATTTTGCGGCTCGACACGAATGTCGACGTGCTGGCCGTAATAGCTGTAAGGCCAGCCGTAGAACCCGCCGTCCTTGACCGAAGTGATGTAGTCCGGCACCAGGTCGCTGCCGATTTCATCCCGCTCGTTGACGGCCGTCCACAGTGCGCCGCTTTGCGGCTCCCAGGCCAAACCATTTGGATTGCGAATCCCCGAGGCGAAGATCCGGTGATTGCCGGTGGCGCGATCCACTTCCCAGATCGCCGCGCGACCTTCTTCCTGATCCATGCCGTTTTCGGCGACGTTGCTGTTGGAGCCCACCGTAACGTACAGCTTGCTGCCGTCCTTGCTGGCGATGACGTTTTTGGTCCAATGGTGATTCAACGTACCGCCCGGCAGATCAACCACTTTGATTGGCGGCGACTTGATGGCCGTGTCGCCATTCTCATAGTGGAAGCGCAACAAGCGGTCGGTGTCGGCGACATACAGGTCATTACCGACCAGGGTCATGCCGAAGGGCGAGTTGAGGTTTTCGAGAAACACCGTGCGGGTTTCGGCAATGCCGTCGTGGTCCTTGTCCCGCAACAGCGTAATGCGGTTCGGGCTCGGCACGCCGGCACCCGCGCGGCCCATGACTTTCTTCATGACCCAGCCTTTAACGCCTTTGCCGTCATCAGGTTTAGGCGGCGCGTTGGTTTCGGCAACGAGCACGTCACCATTCGGCAGCACATACAGCCAGCGCGGGTGATCGAGGCCTTCGGCGAACGCCGCCACCTGAGTGCCCGCTGCGGCGGTGGGTTTCGCACCGTCCGGCCAGCCGATCGCTGGGGCGATGTTCATCGTCGGGATCAGGGTTTTGTTTGGTTCGGGCAGTTTGGGCGATGGGCCGGTGCCGTCGGAGACTTGCAGTCTGGAGGTTTCGCCGCAGGCGGCGAGCCCTCCGGCAAGGGCGATGACGAGAACGAGCGGGGGCTTGCGCATGCTGATCTTCCCTATAAATGCAGTGACCTGATTAATAGAGAAGCGCAAACCCGCGATGGTTCAACTGGTCAGCCGCGGGCTTCCTTGAACAGCACGGCGATGCCGGGGTGATAGTGGCCGGCTTCGTTGCGTAACTTGCGGTAGGCGTAGGGGAAATACCAGGCGACGGCGCAGGTGTGTTCCTTTTGCAGATCGTCAACCATGTCCTGGAGTTCTTCCGGGGTAGCGCCGTGCTGGGCTTTTTGCGGTGCAACGAACAGGCAGCCCAGTTTCAGGTCGCTGGCGTAGCTGATTCGCCTGGCGTCGCTGGTGATATCGGCCAGCGCTTGTGTCAGGTTCAGGCTGTTGACCCGTGGCCATCTCTGCGTGGCTTGAAGGTAGGCGCGCTCTTCGCGGGTGGCGATGAACAGGTCGGCGCGGGCGTTGCGTTCGCCTTCCTCGTTCTGTTTGCGGGTCGGTGTCTGTTGCAGCGTGACCATTTCCGCCATCCACGCCGCGGCGGAGAGCAAGCCGAGGTTGGCTTTTTCGTCGTACCAGTAAGGCGTATCGTTGTCGCCGCGCACGGCGTTGTAGCGGTCGATACAGTCAAACCAGCGTTCCAGCACCGGGCGCAGGAATTCCAGCTTCGGATTGCTGATGATCATGCCTTGCATGTGGCTCACCCTTATTATTGTGTTGTCAGGTTGTGGCGCTTTGATATCACTGCTGAGAGTGTGGCACAAGATTGGCGTCAGTTAATTGATCGACGGCAGTTATTCGCCCGACGGTGTCCCGGCTTTAATTGACGCTCCACCCCCAACCCTCTAACCTTCGCGGCTTGTTTCAGGTGCTCTGTGGCGTTGGTCGACAGAGTGAAACAGGGAAGCCGGTGAGTGCGTTCGTTCAATTCATGAACCATCACGATCCCGGCGCTGCCCCCGCAACGGTAAATGAGTGAAGACTGTGCCTTGAGCCACTGTGTCGGTATGACATGGGAAGGCGCGCAGTCAGGCGAAACGCCGCTCATGAGCCCGGAGACCGGCCTGATCCATCCAGCGGCATCACGGTGGGCGATGCCAGGCTTCTTGCCGTCTATTCTTGTGCCTGCCCGCCGTTATCCAGCCTCAACGGAGAGCTCCCCCATGACTGATACTCCCGATCGTGACGAACGCCATCTGGCGCGCATGCTGCGCAAAAAAGCCGTGATCGACGAACGCATCGCCAATTCGCCGAATGAATGCGGCCTGCTGCTGGTGCTGACCGGCAACGGCAAAGGCAAAAGCAGCTCGGCGTTCGGCATGCTCGCCCGCTCCATGGGCCACGGCATGCAGTGCGGCGTGGTGCAGTTCATCAAGGGCCGCAACAGCACGGGTGAAGAACTGTTTTTCCGGCGCTTTCCCGAGCAGGTGCGTTTTCATGTGATGGGCGAGGGCTTTACCTGGGAAACCCAGGACCGCCAGCGTGACATCGCCGCCGCCGAAGCCGCGTGGGCCGTTTCCCGTGAATTGCTGCGTGATCCATCGATCGGTCTGGTGGTGCTGGATGAATTGAACATCGCACTCAAGCACGGTTACCTCGACCTCGATCAGGTGCTCAGCGACTTGCAGGCGCGTCCGCCGATGCAGCACGTGGTGGTCACCGGTCGCGGCGCCAAGCCGGAGATGATCGAACTGGCCGACACCGTCACTGAAATGGGCGTCATCAAGCACGCCTTCCAGGCCGGGATCAAAGCGCAAAAAGGCGTCGAATTGTGAGTCAACCACGTCATTGCCCGGCGGTCTTGATTGCCGCGCCGGCCTCCGGTCAGGGCAAGACCACCGTCACCGCCGCGCTGGCCCGTTTGCATCGCAATCAGGGGCGCAAGGTGCGCGTGTTCAAATGCGGTCCGGACTTTCTCGACCCGATGATTCTGGAGCGCGCCAGCGGTGCGCCGGTCTATCAATTGGACATGTGGATGGTCGGCGAGCAGGAAAGTCGTCGGCTATTGTGGGAAGCCGCCGGCGAAGCGGATCTGATCCTGATCGAAGGCGTCATGGGCTTGTTCGACGGCACGCCTTCCAGCGCTGACCTGGCGCGGCATTTTGGTGTGCCGGTTTTGGGGGTGATCGACGGCACGGCGATGGCGCAGACCTTTGGCGCGCTGGCGTTGGGGTTGGCGAAGTATCAGCCGGACTTGCCGTTCGCCGGAGTGCTGGCCAACCGTGTGGGCACCTTGCGCCATGCGCAATTGCTTGAAGGTAGCCTCACTGAAGGCTTGCGCTGGTACGGCGCGTTGTCCCGGGAAACCGGGATTGAATTGCCGAGTCGGCACCTCGGTCTGGTTCAGGCCAGTGAATTGAATGATCTCGATCTGCGCCTCGATGCGGCGGCCGATGCCTTGGCCAGCAGTTGCGAAGTCGCGCTGCCACCCGCAGTGGAATTCGCCGCGCCGGACGTGATCGCTGCCGAGCCGTTGCTGGCCGGCGTGCGGATTGCCGTGGCTCGCGACGAAGCCTTCGCCTTCACCTACGGCGCGAGCCTGGATTTGCTGCGAGCCATGGGCGCCGAACTGCGGTTTTTCTCGCCGATCCGCGACACGCAATTGCCGGAGGCTGACAGCCTCTATCTGCCGGGCGGTTACCCGGAATTGCACCATGTGGCGCTGGCACAGAACACCCCGATGCTCAACGCCATTCGCGCTCACCACGCGGCGGGCAAACCATTGTTGGCCGAGTGTGGCGGCATGCTCTATCTGCTCGATTCGCTGACCGATGTCGAAGGCACTCGCGCAGAGCTGGTCGGTTTGCTGGCCGGTGATGCGGTGATGCAGAAACGGCTGGCGGCACTGGCGTTGCAGGCGGTCGAGTTACCGGAAGGTTCGCTGCGTGGGCATACCTATCACCATTCGTTGACCAGTACGGAGCTTGAGCCGATTGCCCGTGGCCTGAGCCCTAACGGCGGGCGTGGGGCGGAGGCGGTTTATCGTGAGGGGCGGATGACGGCCTCTTATGTGCACTTCTATTTCCCGTCGAATCCGAGCGCTGTAGCTGCGCTGTTTGCGCCTGACCGTGAAGCCGCCATCGCTGGCAGGCCAGCTCCCACAGTTGACCGTGTATTACCTGAAGAAACGCAGATCCCTGTGGGAGCTGGCCTGCCAGCGATGAGGACATGACCGACAACGCATTCAGTGAAGCCGAGCGCGCAGCGGTTTATCGCGCGATAGGCGAACGCCGCGACATGCGCCACTTCAGCGGCGGCACCGTCGAACCCGAGTTGCTTCGGCGCCTGCTCGAAGCCGCGCACCAGGCGCCGAGCGTCGGCCTGATGCAGCCCTGGCGATTCATTCGCATCAGCGATCGCGCCCTGCGCGGCAAAATCCAGTTGCTGGTGGAAGAAGAACGCATCCGCACCGCCGAAGCGCTCGGCGAACGCACCGACGAATTCATGAAGCTGAAAGTCGAAGGCATCAACGACTGTGCCGAGGTGTTGGTCGCCGCGCTAATGGACGATCGCGAACGCCACATCTTCGGCCGCCGCACCTTGCCGGAAATGGACATGGCCTCGCTGTCCTGCGCAATCCAGAACCTGTGGCTGGCGTCCCGTGCCGAAGGACTGGGCATGGGCTGGGTCTCTTTATTCGAGCCGCAAGCCCTGGCCGACCTGCTGGGTTTACCCGTCGGGGCCAAGCCTTTGGCGATTCTTTGCCTCGGGCCGGTCAAGGAATTCTATCCGGCGCCGATGCTGGTACTCGAAGGCTGGGCGCAGGCGCGTCCGCTAAGCGAATTACTGTATGAGAATTATTGGGGAGTGAGTCAATGAGTGTGGCGTTGTTGAGTGTCGCCGCGGTTGCGCTGGATGCGCTGCTGGGTGAACCCAAACGCTGGCATCCGCTGGTGGCGTTCGGCCGTTTTGCCGACCGCATCGAACAACGTTTTAACGGCGGTGGACGCGGCTGGCGCAGCCACGGCGTTACCGCCTGGGTGATCGCGGTTGTGCCGCTGACCTTGCTCGCCACGGCCTTTTCCTGGGCGCCTTATGTTGGCTGGATCGTCGAAATTCTCGTGCTCTATTGCGCGCTCGGCATGCGTAGCCTCGGTGAGCACGTCACGCCGGTGGCCAAGGCGCTGCGCAGTGATGATCTGGAGGAAGCGCGCACGCGTGTCGGATACCTGGTCAGTCGCCAGACCAGTGAACTGGATAAAACCGAAGTCGCCCGCGCCGCCACCGAATCCGTCCTGGAGAACGGCAGCGACGCGGTGTTTGCCGCGCTGTTCTGGTTTGCTGTGGCCGGCGCGCCCGGCGTGGTGCTCTACCGATTGAGCAATACGCTGGATGCGATGTGGGGTTATCGCAATGAGCGCTTCGAACGCTTCGGCTGGGCCGCGGCGAAGATCGACGACGTGCTCAACTACATTCCTGCGCGACTGGTGGCATTGACCTACGCGCTGCTGGGAAAAACCCGACTCGCCCTGAAATGCTGGCGCACCCAAGGCCCGACCTGGGACAGTCCGAACGCCGGTCCGGTGATGGCCGCTGGTGCCGGTTCGCTGGGTGTCGAGTTGGGCGGGGCGGCGATTTATCACGGTGAATTGCATCAGCGTCCGCAACTGGGCGAAGGCGCGCCGGCGGACGCCGACTCCATCGACCGAGGCTGGCAATTGGTCCAGCGCGGGGTATGGTTGTGGCTGCTGATTCTCTGCGTGGGGGCTGAATTCTATGCTTGAACACGGTGGACGGTTGCGCAAGGCGGCACTCGAGTACGGCATCGCTGAAGCTGATTGGCTCGACCTGTCCAGCGGCCTCGCGCCCTGGCCGTTTCCGATCCCGGACATTCCGTTGCGCGCCTGGGCGCGGTTGCCGGAAACCGATGACGGACTCGAACAAGCCGCCTGCGAATACTACGGTGCCGCGCAGGTGCTGCCGGTGGCCGGTTCGCAAATGGCGATCCAGTTGCTGCCGCGTTTGCGCCGGGTCGGCAAGGTCGGCGTGCTGTCGCCCTGTTACGCCGAGCACGCCGAAGCCTGGCGCCGCAGCGGCTACATCGTGCGCGAAGTGCTGGAGCAGGAAGTCGACTTCTTCCTCGACAGCCTCGACGTGCTGGTGGTGGTCAACCCGAACAATCCCACTGGCCTGAGCCTGACCCCGAGCCGTCTGCTCGACTGGCATTCCAGACTGGCCCAGCGCGGTGGCTGGCTGGTAGTGGACGAAGCGTTCATGGACAACACACCCCAGCTGAGCCTGGCACCGTGTGCCCATCAGGTCGGCTTGATCGTGTTGCGTTCTTTCGGCAAGTTTTTTGGTCTGGCCGGTGTGCGGTTGGGGTTCGTGCTGGCGGAGCGCAAGCTGCTCAAATTGCTCGCCGAACAAGTCGGGCCCTGGGCCGTCAGCGGACCGACTCGCGTGTTGGGCCAAGCCTGTCTGCAGGATACCGAAGGCCACGCCAGACAGCGGGTGCGTACCGAAGCGGCCAGCGAGCGTTTGGCTGCGCTGCTGGAAAAACACGGTTTCAAGCCTCAGGGCGGTTGTGCCCTGTTTCAGTGGCTGACCACCGAACGCGCCGAAGCACTGCATGAGTTCATGGCCCGGAACGGCATTTTGCTGCGGTTGTTCACCCACAACAGCAGCCTGCGGTTTGGCCTGCCCGGCGAAGAAGCCGACTGGGCCCGACTCGATCAAGCGTTCGACGCCTACGCCAAGGAAACCCGATGACTACGTTGATGGTGCAGGGCACCACCTCCGACGCCGGTAAAAGCACACTGGTGACGGCGCTGTGTCGCTGGGTCACGCGGCAGGGCGTACGCGTCGTGCCGTTCAAGCCGCAGAACATGGCGCTCAACAGTGCCGTGACCGCCGACGGTGGCGAGATCGGTCGTGCGCAAG
This genomic window contains:
- the cbiB gene encoding adenosylcobinamide-phosphate synthase CbiB, giving the protein MSVALLSVAAVALDALLGEPKRWHPLVAFGRFADRIEQRFNGGGRGWRSHGVTAWVIAVVPLTLLATAFSWAPYVGWIVEILVLYCALGMRSLGEHVTPVAKALRSDDLEEARTRVGYLVSRQTSELDKTEVARAATESVLENGSDAVFAALFWFAVAGAPGVVLYRLSNTLDAMWGYRNERFERFGWAAAKIDDVLNYIPARLVALTYALLGKTRLALKCWRTQGPTWDSPNAGPVMAAGAGSLGVELGGAAIYHGELHQRPQLGEGAPADADSIDRGWQLVQRGVWLWLLILCVGAEFYA
- a CDS encoding C40 family peptidase, with amino-acid sequence MSMSARLALMFFAALLSACASRTPPPAPVVRAPIVFGSPQPFSPEAEDVLFRALGLVGTPYRWGGNTPDSGFDCSGLIGYVYRDVAGISLPRTTREMISMQAANVGKEGLQTGDLIFFATNGGSQVSHAGIYVGEGRFVHAPATGGTVKLDSLSKAYWQKAYLSAKRVLQPEHLARNP
- a CDS encoding PQQ-dependent sugar dehydrogenase, which codes for MRKPPLVLVIALAGGLAACGETSRLQVSDGTGPSPKLPEPNKTLIPTMNIAPAIGWPDGAKPTAAAGTQVAAFAEGLDHPRWLYVLPNGDVLVAETNAPPKPDDGKGVKGWVMKKVMGRAGAGVPSPNRITLLRDKDHDGIAETRTVFLENLNSPFGMTLVGNDLYVADTDRLLRFHYENGDTAIKSPPIKVVDLPGGTLNHHWTKNVIASKDGSKLYVTVGSNSNVAENGMDQEEGRAAIWEVDRATGNHRIFASGIRNPNGLAWEPQSGALWTAVNERDEIGSDLVPDYITSVKDGGFYGWPYSYYGQHVDIRVEPQNPDLVAKAIAPDYAVGPHTASLGLTFAEGNTLPAQFKEGAFIGQHGSWNRKPHSGYKVIFVPFSAGKPNGQPVDVLTGFLNDQEKAMGRPVGVVIDQQGDLLVADDVGNKVWRVSAAK
- the bluB gene encoding 5,6-dimethylbenzimidazole synthase, coding for MTDNAFSEAERAAVYRAIGERRDMRHFSGGTVEPELLRRLLEAAHQAPSVGLMQPWRFIRISDRALRGKIQLLVEEERIRTAEALGERTDEFMKLKVEGINDCAEVLVAALMDDRERHIFGRRTLPEMDMASLSCAIQNLWLASRAEGLGMGWVSLFEPQALADLLGLPVGAKPLAILCLGPVKEFYPAPMLVLEGWAQARPLSELLYENYWGVSQ
- the cobO gene encoding cob(I)yrinic acid a,c-diamide adenosyltransferase — protein: MTDTPDRDERHLARMLRKKAVIDERIANSPNECGLLLVLTGNGKGKSSSAFGMLARSMGHGMQCGVVQFIKGRNSTGEELFFRRFPEQVRFHVMGEGFTWETQDRQRDIAAAEAAWAVSRELLRDPSIGLVVLDELNIALKHGYLDLDQVLSDLQARPPMQHVVVTGRGAKPEMIELADTVTEMGVIKHAFQAGIKAQKGVEL
- a CDS encoding cobyrinate a,c-diamide synthase, with protein sequence MSQPRHCPAVLIAAPASGQGKTTVTAALARLHRNQGRKVRVFKCGPDFLDPMILERASGAPVYQLDMWMVGEQESRRLLWEAAGEADLILIEGVMGLFDGTPSSADLARHFGVPVLGVIDGTAMAQTFGALALGLAKYQPDLPFAGVLANRVGTLRHAQLLEGSLTEGLRWYGALSRETGIELPSRHLGLVQASELNDLDLRLDAAADALASSCEVALPPAVEFAAPDVIAAEPLLAGVRIAVARDEAFAFTYGASLDLLRAMGAELRFFSPIRDTQLPEADSLYLPGGYPELHHVALAQNTPMLNAIRAHHAAGKPLLAECGGMLYLLDSLTDVEGTRAELVGLLAGDAVMQKRLAALALQAVELPEGSLRGHTYHHSLTSTELEPIARGLSPNGGRGAEAVYREGRMTASYVHFYFPSNPSAVAALFAPDREAAIAGRPAPTVDRVLPEETQIPVGAGLPAMRT
- the hda gene encoding DnaA regulatory inactivator Hda, with the protein product MKPIQLPLGVRLRDDATFINYYPGANAAALGYVERLCEADAGWTESLIYLWGKHGVGRTHLLQAACLRFEQMGEPAVYLPLAELMDRGIEILDNLEQYELVCLDDLQAIAGKADWEEALFHLFNRLRDSGRRLLIAASTSPRELPVKLADLKSRLTLALIFQMRPLSDEDKLRALQLRASRRGLHLTDEVGHFILTRGTRSMSALFELLERLDQASLQAQRKLTIPFLKETLGW
- a CDS encoding AI-2E family transporter yields the protein MADTRRWFWLGGVVLLCAFIWLLHPILTPFLVALLLAYLFDPLVDRLEKAGLSRTWGVVAVFALFTLIFTTLLLVLVPMLAKQLFRLYELAPQMLDWLQHTALPWAQSKFGLSDNFWKFDKLKATISEHMGQTTDIVGVVLSQATASGLALIGWLANLVLIPVVSFYLLRDWDLMMAKIRSLLPRDREERVVILADECHEVLGAFVRGQLLVMVALGVIYSAGLMLVGLELGLLIGMIAGLAAIVPYMGFVIGIGAALIAGLFQFGGDLYPMVGIVAVFMVGQALEGMVLTPLLVGDRIGLHPVAVIFAILAGGELFGFTGVLLALPVAAVIMVLVRHVHDLYKDSDMYGGVDEPEL
- the cobD gene encoding threonine-phosphate decarboxylase CobD, whose product is MLEHGGRLRKAALEYGIAEADWLDLSSGLAPWPFPIPDIPLRAWARLPETDDGLEQAACEYYGAAQVLPVAGSQMAIQLLPRLRRVGKVGVLSPCYAEHAEAWRRSGYIVREVLEQEVDFFLDSLDVLVVVNPNNPTGLSLTPSRLLDWHSRLAQRGGWLVVDEAFMDNTPQLSLAPCAHQVGLIVLRSFGKFFGLAGVRLGFVLAERKLLKLLAEQVGPWAVSGPTRVLGQACLQDTEGHARQRVRTEAASERLAALLEKHGFKPQGGCALFQWLTTERAEALHEFMARNGILLRLFTHNSSLRFGLPGEEADWARLDQAFDAYAKETR
- a CDS encoding C40 family peptidase, producing MLNRFAPLVPLALVTLLFGCAAHSPVSEQAPQQQVKNSVTAQSSSVLFQEELATDKELADFADGKSYQLPVLADSILERGMSLIGTRYRFGGTSEAGFDCSGFIGYLFREEAGMNLPRSTREMINVDAPLVARSALKPGDLLFFATNGRRGRVSHAGIYLGDNQFIHSSSRKSGGVRVDSLGDSYWSKTFIEAKRALAMAPTVVTARK
- a CDS encoding O-methyltransferase: MTARTLNLDNSLYQYLLDVSLRETPLLKRLRDETQALPMARWQIAPEQGQFLALLVKLSGAKRLLEVGTFTGYSALCMAAAMPDDGSLICCDIPGDYNATARRYWQEAGLAKRIDLRLAPALETLAQLGQPEQFDLIFIDADKANYLAYLEHALRLLRVGGLAVFDNTLWSGRVLEQNPESEDTRAIQALNLALKDDSRVDLSLLPLGDGLTLCRKR